One Scomber scombrus chromosome 4, fScoSco1.1, whole genome shotgun sequence genomic region harbors:
- the nkx3-1 gene encoding homeobox protein Nkx-3.1: MEMSDTVKPRTSFLIEDILSVKDSARFNGKCCLQNKERFSGWEEESEKLSKQLSPLESAFGVQTESLDTSCPSTSDSSGFTSSGKQKRSRAAFTHIQVLELEKKFNHQKYLSAPERAHLASTLRLTETQVKIWFQNRRYKTKRKQQTPEFCKDVYKAEGLGLRDDLVRSSLITYKAYQYRPYLWDYGGPWGPTLW; encoded by the exons ATGGAAATGTCTGATACGGTCAAACCTCGGACTTCCTTCCTCATAGAGGACATCCTCTCTGTTAAGGACAGCGCAAGATTTAATGGAAAATGCTGCTTGCAGAACAAGGAAAGATTTTCAGGGTGGGAAGAGGAATCAGAAAAGTTGTCTAAGCAACTCTCCCCACTGGAGTCAGCATTTGGAGTACAGACAG agTCATTGGACACATCCTGTCCCAGCACTTCAGATTCCAGCGGTTTTACGTCCTCAGGGAAACAGAAGCGCTCCAGGgcagcattcacacacatccaAGTGCTTGAACTGGAAAAGAAATTTAACCACCAGAAGTACCTGTCAGCCCCAGAGAGGGCTCATCTGGCCAGCACTTTAAGACTGACTGAGACCCAGGTGAAAATCTGGTTTCAGAACCGGAggtataaaacaaaaagaaagcagcAAACACCAGAGTTCTGTAAGGATGTGTACAAAGCAGAGGGACTAGGTCTGAGAGACGATTTAGTCCGATCATCATTGATCACCTACAAAGCGTATCAATACCGACCCTACCTGTGGGACTACGGTGGCCCCTGGGGGCCAACGTTATGGTGA